From Scatophagus argus isolate fScaArg1 chromosome 2, fScaArg1.pri, whole genome shotgun sequence:
TTAACACAAAAGTGCATTTTTAATACTTAAAAGGAAATTGCAgccagtttggttttattttaggGTTTcgcagttttgtttttatttgttggttGAGTCTGAACTGAGTTTTGAATTTCAGCTGAAACCAGACTAAACACGGTCTGGAAAAGTTTGGAAAATCCACCCTGGAAACCCTTTATGGAGTCCTGGAAGATCCCTCGACCCCAGTTTGGAAACCTTGTCCGAGAACACCCATCCAACCAGACCCAAACGTCTCGCCACTGAACTTAAACTCTTAAACAGTTTGAATTTCTTTCCGATAGCAGCTTCAGAGCGTCGGCCCGTCCGACACGCGGCGCTCGGCCTGGCGTCGTTGGATTTAATGCTTATTTAAAGTAAATGGAGGCGGCCGAGTGCCAGTCTAAACACGACGTGGGCTTGTTTGGTCCTCTTTTACGAGGACgcgctgatgatgatgaagcgTGAAGCTGAGAGAGTCGCCGGGGAGTCTGCAGAGGCAGCCGCACACGTACCCGTCCGCTTCCAGCCTCCACAGCCTGAGCTGCTCATCGGGATATTTACTACCTGCTGCACAGCGCGGGGGAGTCCCGGCGCAGGGTCCGGGTCTACAGCAGGAAGCCTCGAGACCGCACgaaatgctgacacacacagaaaccccCGCGGAGGGTCTGTCCTGCACACCGACACGCGGATGTAAACACGTTTGGTCACTTCTTTTGTGATCTTCTCATAAATTCaaattgcattaaaatgtcaccAGATCCTCAGTCTGTTATTTCTTCAAACATGTTTGGACAGTAAAATCCACAGTAGATTTACtttgaaaatgtaacaaaattatGCCCTAAAATTCCCCCTCAAATCACAGCTGGAGGATTTGGGATTTAGACTGAACGCTGTTCAATACCATCAAGACAGATCAGGAAAACAGACGGACAGGGAGACTCGAATCGGGTCCACGTTGTCATGTTATCTTGGTTTAGGGCCCAGAAGTGTTTTGATGCTCTTTAAAAAGCCTGACCCGAAGCTTGAAAACAGGAAGCTCTCTTGTATCTACAGCCGCAAACAGCACGAAAGAGCAACAAACTCAGGCTGCGTTAAACGATGCGGGATCAGGACGAGTCCTCGTGTGGTTCAGGCTCGCGGTGGAGGCTGTTGGAGGCTTTCACACAAAAAGTGTCAAATAAAGCAAGTTTTGGCCTAAATTCCTTCACGTAGCCGTCAGATACAGACTGCAGTTTTACTGTCTGCACTGAGCCTTAAACTCACCACACTTTCATGTGCTGCACATCCTCCTAAAGATGTTGGTAAACTCAGCTGGAGTTTGGGTTAACGTCCACATTACAGCAACAAACTGTTGATCTTCTGCTGTTCTGTCCTGTGAAGCTTCTCCTCAGTCAGGAAGGTCTCACTGCAGGCCCGGAATCTCCTTCATCAGTCCGAGAGAAGCTTTTCTGGTGAAGCTCTGCAGCTTTTTAAGTGGGATTAAGTGAAACGTTCAGGAATCAAATAAAAGAATCTGGACGTCGTGAAACCTGGTGAGAAAGCTGCCACTGAAGACACACCAACTTCAACTTTTCCTTTTGCAAAATGATGAATTGAAATAAAAGCGTTGCTGTCCACCAGAATTACTGTGAGGGGGCCTGTGATTAAGGCTCACACGTTACGTTTCAGTGAAAGCTGAGATGTAAGTGACATTTTAtgatttataaaaaaatatgttgaaaatTATATGGAGTTTGGCTGACTCCATTAATTCATGtttctctgaaaatgtcttaacaaggtaataataaatgaaagtgGCTCATTTTAGCCTGAAGCTTTTAACCCGGTTTGGCCTTTCAGCAGCAggacataaaataaattcaggTGAAATTTAAATGACGTGTACTTAAACTTCTGATAAAACCACAGGCTGCTTGTCCTCAGAGGAGGCCGCAGGGGGAGCGCAGGCAGCGGGCTGACACAGGCGAGGGCTCCCGCAGGAAAACGGAAAGGGGAGCTGATAGGAGCCGATTAGGCCGGGCTAAAAACGTCACTTAGTTTTCCTACAGGAATCTTAATTGCCCCGGGGGGCCCCGCTTATCGGCCCAGGGCGGTTATTAATACAACAGCCGCGATAAAGAGGACGCACAGACACCGAGAGCAGCTGGCACAGCGCGGGAGGGCGAACGTGCTGCGCCGTCAGAGTTTTAATAAAGTTATTCCAAATCTGTTCCGTTCTTATTTGACTGTTTCCTGGTGCTTCGCGGGTGTCTGATCACACTGAGGGGGGGCTGAAACGCGTTTCAGTGGAGCTGTGGGGCTGTTCTGCGGTGTGTCACACTCGTTTGGAAAGTCTTTGACATCTCCTCTAAAACCTCCAACAAACCTGCAGCTTGGTGTTTCTAAGGAGACACTTGACGTGAGCGGCCTGCACACGAGTCAACCAAGCGACTCACGTGCTCGTGAAGTGGATGTTTTAGAGCTGGAGTTTGGTGATCCTCGCGGCCTGCACTTCAACTGAACCTGGTTGttaaaaaatgcaacattttcgGTCTTTTTAATGAAATTCGTCCTCTTTAAAGTCCCAGCTGAAAGCGGAGTGAGCCCGGATTCACTGCAGGTTTTGGTGGCAAAACCCTCACCTCTTTGGCCAAAGCCAGATTTGTTTGGCCTACTGATGTTCAGCGTGAGGTGATGGAAAAGCTCACTTTTGGCAAACGGCTCCATCCTGACGCTTTAACGCCTTGACCTGACCGCTGACCTTGACGTGCCATCGCTCTTTTGGCCAGCACGATGCGCCTCTCCAAAGAGCGCGCAGCTTTACGCACGAACCGCACTGGGGTGACAGACTGTGGGATGATGACAACAGCAAATAACATgttgacaaacacaacaaaacaaaataaaggaacAGGCCGCATACTTCCGGTCACAGAGCAGCGCTATCAACGGGGTTTCTTATTACAAGAAAAATGTGCGTAAAAAGGATTTTGGAGTGAATTTAGCGCGCACAGAAGGATGGAGGCGGTGGGCAGTGGAGCAGCAGGGTGTCAGTAAAAGTCTCTGTCCACCATATCCACACAAGTCCCACAATAAAACCCGTACGACCAGACGTACGTCACGTAGGGCCcaccttccctctctctttcccaaaTGCTTCCCTTCCAGCCCACACGGACTTTCCATTTCACACAGCCCTCCCCCTGACATCACAGGAGGCAGAGGCGCACCCTCGCCCCGGTCCAAACTCCACTTACAAAGCCCGACATTATATCTGTCAGAGAGGAGACCTGCATGGACAAAACCGGCACAAATACTCATGTTTTCGTGCGATTTCCGGCGATGAGGGATTCCAGAGGCTTAGCGCACCTCCAATTACCAAAGAAGGGGCTATTAGGCTCAGTTATTTGTTAGAAAGGGAACGAATAAAGGAGAAGGGGTGTGCATGTTACTCGGCGGGCTTCATTTCCTCGGTGCTGCAGAGCAGGAGCTGGATGACATGATGCTGCAGAGCCCGCTCACCTCCACGCCGTTTTCTGTCAAGGATATCCTcaagctggagcagcagcagcagcagcagcagcagcagtccgGGTCCCTGGAGCTCCGGCACCGGCCCcacactcagcagcagctcaccGGCTCTCctccccagcagcagcagcagcagcagcatttccaAACCCCGCCGTCCTGCATGCTGGCCGGGGCCCGGGACAGTCCTTCCTTCTCGGACGGGGAGGACAACCTGGCCTACTTGAGCGCGCTGGCGGTGCGGGAGGAGGAGCGCGGGGAGACCAGCCTGTCCCCGGACATGTACGTCCACCCCGGCCTGCAGGGAGCCAAGCTGGAAGCCGCCGAGCTGGACGAGCAGGAGAGCAGTGAGTTGAGGCGCAAAGCTGCTTGTGTGCAGGCCACACAAAAGGCAACAAAGGACACGAGCAGCGACAATTAACGCACTTAACACGAGCTGTAACGTTTTGCAGAAATTCTCAAAGTGCCGCGACACAAACTATAAACGTGGgaagttttaaatgttaaatctcACATCTCAGGCGGCTGCAAAATAATTTGCATGTTTAGCCACAAAAACAACTTGACCTGTGAGGGCACAGCTGTCACGCACACGTCGTGAATTACTGCTGcgaattaaaaactaaaatctaaTCATTTTTAATCACTTAGCAGCTTTTATAAGCTCAAAAACCACGCGAGGCGCCCGGGGAAAGAAAATACGTTTCGTGTTACTTCCTAAACAATCCGGCAGCTCTTCTTGTGGATTCCTGCGTGTTTAATTATGATTTAATCAGCGGGGATGAAGCCTGCCTGTGGCtcagaggagggaaaacatcccgtttgtcaaagtgaaaacGGAGAGCAGGACGCGTCCTCGGAGGCCTGCGCTCCGCTTCATTACGCGCAATGAGGAGCCATCGAATGGCGGTCTGAGACGAATCCTGTAAAGTCTGCAAATGTCAAACACTTTGTAGTGGTTCAGCTGCGCGCTGGCTCCGCCGGATCTGTTATGATGTGTGGACCATAAACCGACAATTAGTTTAAAGAGGCTTGTAAAAGAAATGACACGGCGAAGTAGCGCTGATAAACACTCACAGTCAGAGTCTCGGCTCgcttcatttttcatcagacaCAAAGAGCTGCTGCGGGCCTTTCTAACTTCACAAAGTCGAGGCCGAGTTTTCCTCCTTTTTGCACGGCTAATTCTCTTAGCATTGATAgagtttattgtgtgtttttttctgagcttCTTGTTGCGCTTTTGTGAtttactttcaaaacaaatgcGTCCTGTTTGAGTGTTCCTGAGCAGCTGACAGATTAACTGAGCTCCGGggctgctgtggttgttgttcaGCATAATGTTCTCCTTTGCCACGCCCGGAGGTAACAGTTCTTTCCAACTTGCCCAGAGAGCTGCGGTTTGGTGTCCCGGGAGGAGGCGGCGGACGGCGGCCACGGGGACTCGGAGCGGCCGGCGCAGAAGCAGCGGAGCCGGCGGAGGCCCAGGGTGCTCTTCTCCCAGGCGCAGGTCTTCGAGCTGGAGCGGCGCTTCAAGCAGCAGCGCTACTTGTCCGCCCCTGAGCGGGAGCACCTGGCGACCACCCTCAAGCTCACGTCGAACCAGGTGAAGATCTGGTTCCAGAACCGCCGCTACAAGTGCAAACGGCAGCGGCAGGACAAGTCCCTGGAGGCGGCGGGGCAGCACCACCCTCCTCCGCCCCGGCGCGTCGCCGTGCCGGTGCTGGTCCGAGATGGGAAGCCGTGTTTGGGCGGCGCGCAGGGCtacgccgccgccgccgccgccccGTACGGATCCAACCCGTACAGTTATAACGGATACCAGGCGTACACATACAACAGCCCCGCTTACAACAGCAACTACAGCTGCACGTACACCAGCATCCCCGCCCTGCCTCCGTCCAGCACCTCCAACGCCTTCGTGAACATGAACTTGGGAAACATGAGCGGCCTCGGCGGCTCCCCACAGGCCCAGACACACCAAGGGACAGCGGTCACGTCCTGCCAGGGCTCCCTGCAGGGGATCCGGGCCTGGTAGTCTCACAAGAACAAGAACTAAtgccccccacctccacctccacctccaccttcacCCCCGTTTTTTAATGGAGCTCTTTCAGTTTGGTCAAGCCACAACCTTTtagaagagtgagtgtgtgtgcgtgtgtgtgtgtgtgtgtgtgtgttaggttgGTCACAAACGCCCCAGACAAACAGTGTTGCTTATGTAATGGACGTGTGAATTCACCTGCCAGATGAGATGACATTTCACTCGTATTTCCGGGTCCTTCAGGTGTGCCACAGCCGAAATCAGCGCGCGTGAAGGCACCTGAGGAGTCACAGCTTGAGACTTCAGTCTGACATGCAGAAATCGTTGGTGCTCTGAGGGGGAAACTCGCGCAGAAAGAAAGACGATTtggttttttaatgtttgtttttaacatgctATACTCTAGACTGAATTGctttaaattgttttcctttttcgATCAACAGAGAATTGTTTTAGTTAATTCCACATCTATTCAAataaatcagagaaaacagaaaagtttgattcagaaaatatttcatccttttattttttgggggggttaaACTTTCAACGTACAGCAAGAGAAAACACCTCAGCGTGACACACGTGAAACTCTGTGTCCCCATAATTAACCAAAAGAAAGATTAATGCTAATAATCAGCGCGGGGTCACTGTACTCAGAAATAAATCACGTGCACGGAGGCAAATTTTGCTCCTAAACATATGAAGGGGAGAACTGCAGGAGGAGGCCGGGCCACAGGAACTCTTTGTCCCGGTGCCAGGCGACGTGAAAGGAGGAAGTTTTTCTCCATTTGAGGTCCTTTAAAGGACGCGATTAAGCACCTAAAATACCCCCGAAGAGCGAGCTGCAGCCGGGCCGGGGAGCGGGAATAATGGCTCTTATTGGATTGTCGGACAAAAGGTGTGTGGTAGGCAGAGCCGGGCACTCAGCAAAGACAAAGGCGCACAGGGGCCGTGAGATTGACGTCCTAATATTCCCATTTGAGGGACAGGCAGCGGGGTTATTCTGCGCGGAGAAGGGGACACGGAGGAAAAATGTGGTCACTTTTGTTCCCCTTCAGGAGGCTTTTTTTGTTCGCGCAGAAAGGCTCTCCAGATCCCCAGCCGAGAGGCTTCGGGGGCAGCCGGGCTGGAGGTGCTGGCAGCGGGGAGGCGTTTGTGTGAAAGAAGGGGGTATTATTGCTACAAGTTTCACCATTTATCCCGATGAGGAAAATGGACGGGAGAGTTTTTAaagcggtggtggtggtggagcccgcggaggaggaggaggagggagcgaGGGTCGCGTCCCGCGGGTTATTATTTCACTTTAAGGGTGTTATTTCAGCTCAGGGCGACGTCACTGTCACAGTTACAGTCTAAATCTCCATAAGGAAATCTGACAAATACGACAGAGTGGAATATTACAGAGATTTCACAGGATGACTGCTTTCATGCTTAAATAATTCATTAACTGAAGAGTCGTTCAGGGTCATTTATCAAGCGGAAACATCAAACTTTATTTGATTTCAGCTTCGCAAATGTGACAATTTGCTTTTCCACCCCTGAAATaggaaatttaatttttttgtttttgttttttattttatttatatttatttaatttggaTAAAATTCGGTCACTTGAATAGAAAAGTTTAGCTTGTATGAATTAGTGATGTCTATTTTCCACGATTACCAGACATTTCTTTAACTGAATCCTTAACAAATTAttctggattttctttttttaaacgaTGATCACATATAACGAGAGAAAAACGCAGCAGCTGAAGGCTTAATTTGCTTTTGATTCTTCTTTAAGTTCGCGCAGCCTAATTGGAGCTGTTAATTAGCCACTGCGCACAAATGAAGGCTGCGGGGGGAAAATACACGCGGGGGGGCGAATTCAGACCAAACTCGTCTGTCACTTAAATTGTTTTCCGGTTTATgggatttattattatttgctggAAATCTTCTCAACAACACAAATGATGGTGGAAGTGAACATCAGGGCGGGACACGCGGCCTCAGAGCACTTATTCCCACAAAGCCTTTCTTGTTTAATTAACAGTCGTGAGACAGCAGGAGCCACATCTCCCACCGAAACCCCGTCCCTGCTGATCCGGGACCAGCTCCCGGACTGGCAGGACCTCAGCAGATCAGTCAGTATCGGAAAAGATGACTTCTCGTCCAGCGTCGTCCCGCAGACGCTCGTGGCGGCTTCTGACGGTTATTTCCTGACTGCGTTAACATCTCAGTGAATGAAAGCGGATGCCGCTCAGCACTGACGGCGTGTGTCGGTTATCTGCGGCGATCGGCGCGTCTCCACTCCGGCCCAGACGGTCGGCCTGTGCGCACAGGTCGAGATCTGTCCGCGTGAGAGCTCCCGCGTGGGTCCGCAGGGCGGCCCGAAGGCCTCCTGCTCACTAATGGGGATTAAGGAGCCGGAGGACAGAgactgatggactgatggactgatggactgatggacCCAAATAAAGACGCGACAGAGAGGCGTCAACGCCGCTGCCTGCTgcacaatgacaacaacaacaataagaaaaaataataataattttttacCAACTTTACGTTAGAATAATAAATAGCGCAAATCAATTTTAAAGATgctgaggaaacaaaacaaaacagaaaattatcGATTATTTGGTATCAATTACCAAatacaagtattttttttttactccattACAATAAAAGTCCTGCACTCAAAATCTTATCATCATGAGTATCAAAGTACTCATTACACTGCAAACTGCCCCCCGtgttgtattatattatattattatcgTTATTATCTGTGAAGCTCCTGGACACGTAAACTGCTGAAGCTGatttaatctgtaaaaataCACCTGACTGTAGAACTGCTCTCACCTGTACGGAAAACCCGCActtctaattaaaaaaaacaaaaacaaaaaacaaaaaaaaaaacagtactcAGAGGTCAaacttcagtaaaagtaaaaaatatctGTCAAATGTGCAGTAAAATCTTTAAGTATCTGACAGTACACTTACTGTCAGATACTTtaagattttacttttaattttctgcCAACAAATGAACTTcaagtacaaataaaaataaactgtgtatttgcatgtataTGTACTGTAGGTGATCAGATATTCCTCTGATTATCAGaattagctttttaaaaaaaaatctgattccaaga
This genomic window contains:
- the LOC124051324 gene encoding homeobox protein Nkx-2.3-like, which produces MLLGGLHFLGAAEQELDDMMLQSPLTSTPFSVKDILKLEQQQQQQQQQSGSLELRHRPHTQQQLTGSPPQQQQQQQHFQTPPSCMLAGARDSPSFSDGEDNLAYLSALAVREEERGETSLSPDMYVHPGLQGAKLEAAELDEQESKSCGLVSREEAADGGHGDSERPAQKQRSRRRPRVLFSQAQVFELERRFKQQRYLSAPEREHLATTLKLTSNQVKIWFQNRRYKCKRQRQDKSLEAAGQHHPPPPRRVAVPVLVRDGKPCLGGAQGYAAAAAAPYGSNPYSYNGYQAYTYNSPAYNSNYSCTYTSIPALPPSSTSNAFVNMNLGNMSGLGGSPQAQTHQGTAVTSCQGSLQGIRAW